A stretch of Desulfurivibrio alkaliphilus AHT 2 DNA encodes these proteins:
- a CDS encoding 3-deoxy-D-manno-octulosonic acid transferase — protein MVNIIYQITAWACFLVILPLFVIYSLGGSTKEWRQRLGFYPRTPLPPSKTKRLWLHAASVGEVQVARALIQELERQIPEAEIWVSTLTRHGHQLCSTTMPATVTSIFAPLDLAGVCSLAMRRVAPDLYICLETELWPEIIRQAERRGAGPLLINARLSEKSFRRYRKWPASLLIGRTVGRFRAIAAIGEDDVERFRNLGAAPERIRLSGNAKYDLKPTELKPAKELDENRRQTEQLRRRLGLHPDQPVLVAGSTHTGEEELMLAAWQRLKRNLPGLVLIIAPRHLRRLPELEHAFQQRALTYWRYSDRLKNTENNESSDDYPSRQHTGHQNKRSMVILVDRMGELAALYETADYVFCGGSLVRKGGHNLLEAASLGKPVLFGPYMDDFREDADLLISGGGGFLVRDDEGICQRIMAFHTRPAEYHRAADKARDIAVTLRGAARQQAKLIKNELYS, from the coding sequence TTGGTTAATATTATATACCAGATCACTGCCTGGGCATGTTTTCTGGTTATCTTACCACTTTTTGTCATTTATTCGCTGGGGGGCAGTACCAAGGAGTGGCGACAACGCCTGGGGTTTTATCCCCGCACCCCTCTGCCGCCCTCGAAAACCAAACGCCTGTGGCTCCACGCTGCCTCAGTAGGGGAAGTGCAAGTGGCCCGGGCATTGATTCAAGAGCTTGAACGGCAGATACCGGAGGCCGAAATCTGGGTGTCGACCCTGACCCGGCACGGCCACCAGCTCTGCAGCACGACCATGCCGGCGACGGTTACCTCGATCTTCGCTCCCCTGGACTTGGCTGGCGTCTGCTCGCTGGCCATGCGCAGGGTTGCTCCCGATCTTTATATCTGCCTGGAAACCGAGTTGTGGCCGGAAATCATTCGCCAGGCAGAGCGGCGCGGGGCCGGTCCTTTGCTGATCAATGCCCGGCTGTCGGAAAAGTCTTTCCGCCGCTACCGCAAGTGGCCGGCCTCACTGCTGATCGGCCGCACCGTCGGCCGATTTCGGGCCATTGCCGCCATCGGCGAGGACGACGTGGAACGGTTTCGCAACCTGGGAGCCGCCCCCGAGCGCATCCGGCTGAGCGGCAATGCCAAGTATGATTTAAAGCCGACGGAGCTCAAGCCGGCTAAGGAGCTTGACGAAAACAGGCGACAAACGGAACAGCTGCGGAGACGGCTGGGCCTGCACCCGGATCAGCCTGTCCTGGTGGCCGGCAGCACCCACACCGGAGAAGAGGAACTGATGCTGGCCGCCTGGCAGCGGTTAAAGCGCAACCTGCCCGGCCTGGTGCTGATTATCGCCCCGCGCCACCTGCGGCGGCTGCCGGAACTGGAACACGCTTTTCAGCAACGGGCCCTTACTTACTGGCGTTACAGTGATCGCTTGAAAAACACTGAAAACAACGAATCATCGGATGATTACCCGAGCAGACAACATACCGGCCACCAAAACAAACGGAGCATGGTCATCCTGGTGGACCGCATGGGTGAATTGGCCGCATTATACGAGACAGCCGACTATGTTTTCTGCGGCGGCAGCCTGGTTCGCAAAGGCGGCCACAATCTGCTGGAGGCGGCGTCCCTTGGCAAACCGGTACTTTTTGGTCCTTACATGGACGACTTCCGGGAGGATGCCGACTTATTAATCAGCGGCGGCGGCGGCTTCCTGGTCCGTGACGACGAAGGAATCTGCCAGCGCATCATGGCCTTTCACACCCGACCGGCCGAATACCACCGCGCCGCCGACAAGGCCCGCGATATCGCCGTGACCCTGCGGGGGGCGGCCCGCCAGCAGGCGAAATTGATAAAAAATGAACTTTATTCCTGA
- a CDS encoding nickel-dependent hydrogenase large subunit, giving the protein MAAKRIVVDPITRIEGHLRMEVVVDDNNVIQDAYASSTLWRGIELILKGRDPRDAGLITQRICGVCTYSHYRVGIEAVENALGITPPYNAILTRTLMSQALFLHDHIVHFYHLHGLDWCDITRALEADPRKASDLAFKYADIPIATGADELTAVQARLKGFVAEGHLGPFANAYWGHKTYHFTPEQNLIVLSHYLKALEVQRNAAQMLAIFGGKQPHPQSLVVGGVTCVMDLLNPNRLGEYLTKFEEVSDFMNRAYYADVKMAAEAYIGEDSVLKGSGVQNFIAARDFQISRNEWLFDRGMVLDGDLGRAHDVDEEKITEEATHAWYHDDQSRHPYNGVTDPNYTGFRDGDTLQGRAKIIDEKGKYTWVKAPRYDDRVMEVGPLAQMLVGYARGNEKVRAVVDNFLAETGVPVPALFSTLGRTAGRMLQTKLIADHGKTTLLNLVENLKVDQETCAPYVIDKNREYQGRALNDVPRGMLGHWVKIKNGVIENYQCVVPTTWNASPMDSASQHGPYEAALIGTRLADPSQPLEIIRTIHSFDPCLACAVHVMDYRGNELANYRVEAK; this is encoded by the coding sequence ATGGCAGCCAAACGCATCGTGGTGGACCCCATTACCCGCATCGAAGGACACCTGCGAATGGAAGTTGTGGTAGATGACAACAATGTCATCCAGGATGCCTACGCCAGCAGCACTCTGTGGCGGGGAATCGAGCTGATCCTCAAGGGCCGGGACCCCCGCGATGCCGGCCTGATTACCCAGCGCATCTGCGGAGTCTGCACCTATTCCCATTACCGGGTGGGTATCGAGGCGGTGGAAAACGCGCTGGGGATCACCCCGCCCTACAACGCCATCCTCACCCGCACCCTGATGAGCCAGGCTCTGTTTCTCCATGACCATATCGTCCATTTTTACCACCTGCACGGCCTGGACTGGTGCGACATCACCCGGGCGCTGGAGGCCGACCCCCGCAAAGCTTCCGACCTGGCCTTCAAATACGCCGATATTCCCATCGCCACCGGCGCCGACGAACTGACGGCGGTTCAGGCCCGGCTCAAAGGCTTTGTGGCAGAAGGCCACCTGGGGCCCTTTGCCAATGCCTACTGGGGGCACAAGACCTACCACTTCACCCCCGAGCAGAATTTGATCGTGCTTTCCCACTACCTCAAGGCCCTGGAAGTGCAACGCAACGCCGCCCAAATGCTGGCCATTTTCGGCGGCAAACAACCCCATCCACAATCGCTGGTGGTGGGCGGAGTTACTTGTGTTATGGATCTGCTCAACCCCAACCGCCTGGGTGAATACCTGACCAAGTTCGAAGAGGTCTCCGATTTTATGAACCGGGCCTACTACGCCGATGTCAAGATGGCCGCCGAAGCCTATATTGGTGAAGATAGTGTCCTTAAGGGCAGCGGTGTGCAGAATTTCATCGCCGCCCGGGATTTTCAAATCAGCCGCAACGAGTGGTTGTTTGATCGTGGCATGGTTCTGGACGGCGACCTTGGCCGGGCTCATGACGTTGATGAAGAAAAAATCACCGAGGAAGCCACCCACGCCTGGTACCACGACGACCAGAGCCGCCACCCCTACAACGGGGTCACCGACCCTAACTACACCGGTTTCCGCGACGGCGACACCCTTCAAGGACGGGCTAAAATCATCGATGAAAAAGGTAAATACACCTGGGTCAAGGCCCCCCGTTACGATGACCGGGTGATGGAGGTCGGCCCCCTGGCGCAAATGCTGGTGGGTTACGCCCGCGGCAACGAAAAGGTGCGCGCGGTGGTGGACAACTTCCTAGCTGAAACCGGGGTACCGGTCCCCGCCCTGTTCAGCACTTTAGGCCGCACCGCCGGCCGCATGCTGCAGACCAAACTGATTGCCGATCACGGCAAAACCACCCTGCTGAACCTGGTGGAAAACCTCAAGGTGGACCAGGAAACCTGCGCCCCTTATGTGATCGACAAAAACCGCGAGTACCAGGGCCGGGCCTTGAACGATGTGCCCCGGGGCATGCTGGGGCACTGGGTGAAAATCAAAAACGGGGTGATCGAAAATTACCAGTGCGTGGTGCCCACCACCTGGAATGCCAGCCCCATGGACAGCGCCAGCCAGCACGGACCTTACGAAGCGGCCCTGATCGGCACCAGACTGGCCGATCCCAGCCAGCCGCTGGAGATCATCCGCACCATCCACTCTTTCGACCCCTGCCTGGCCTGCGCCGTGCACGTCATGGATTATAGGGGTAACGAGCTGGCCAACTACCGGGTGGAGGCGAAGTAA
- the carA gene encoding glutamine-hydrolyzing carbamoyl-phosphate synthase small subunit, which translates to MKACIALEDGTVFEGVSFTGPGETTGEIVFNTGMSGYQELLSDPSYKGQIVTMTYPLIGNYGFNEEDMESERVQVEAFIVREYCPFPSNFRSQGSLAELLQKYGVLGVEGVDTRALTRHIRQAGAMKGVVSTEDLDHASLVAKAKAAPGLVGRDLAREVTCREPYVWTSKGPVAGTGFAGADPGRYKVVAIDYGLKYNQLRLLAAHGCQVQVVPCQTDADTILAMEPDGIFLSNGPGDPAGIAGVTDTIRELLGKKPIFGICLGNQLLSLAYGGRTYKLKFGHRGINQPVKDLLTGKVEITSQNHGFCVDMASLDENEVELTHINLNDNSVEGIRHRKMPAFSVQYHPENAPGPRDAVYLFERFVQMMS; encoded by the coding sequence ATGAAAGCATGTATCGCCCTTGAAGATGGAACAGTTTTTGAAGGAGTCTCCTTTACCGGCCCCGGGGAAACCACCGGGGAAATCGTGTTTAACACCGGCATGAGCGGCTACCAGGAGTTACTGAGCGACCCTTCCTACAAAGGTCAGATCGTCACCATGACCTACCCCCTGATCGGCAACTACGGCTTCAATGAAGAGGACATGGAGTCGGAGCGGGTGCAGGTGGAGGCCTTCATCGTTCGCGAGTACTGCCCCTTCCCCAGCAACTTCCGTTCCCAGGGCAGCCTGGCGGAGTTGCTGCAGAAATATGGCGTTTTGGGGGTTGAAGGGGTGGACACCCGGGCCCTGACCCGTCATATTCGCCAGGCCGGAGCCATGAAAGGGGTGGTCTCCACCGAAGACCTGGATCATGCCTCGCTGGTGGCCAAGGCCAAAGCGGCGCCCGGTCTGGTTGGTCGGGATCTGGCCCGGGAGGTTACCTGCCGGGAACCTTACGTCTGGACCAGCAAAGGTCCGGTGGCGGGTACCGGATTTGCCGGTGCCGATCCCGGCCGATATAAAGTTGTAGCCATTGACTACGGCCTCAAGTACAACCAGTTGCGGCTGCTGGCCGCCCACGGTTGCCAGGTGCAGGTGGTGCCGTGTCAAACCGACGCCGACACCATTCTGGCCATGGAACCCGACGGCATTTTCCTCTCCAACGGTCCCGGGGATCCGGCCGGCATTGCCGGAGTAACCGACACCATCCGGGAACTGCTTGGCAAGAAACCGATTTTTGGCATTTGCCTGGGTAACCAGTTGCTCAGCCTGGCCTACGGCGGCCGCACCTATAAGTTAAAATTCGGCCACCGCGGCATCAACCAACCGGTCAAAGATTTGCTTACCGGCAAGGTGGAGATCACCTCACAAAACCACGGCTTCTGCGTGGACATGGCCAGCCTGGACGAAAATGAGGTGGAACTGACCCACATCAACCTCAACGACAACTCGGTGGAGGGCATCCGCCACCGGAAAATGCCGGCCTTTTCCGTCCAGTACCACCCGGAAAACGCCCCCGGCCCCCGCGATGCCGTCTACCTGTTTGAACGTTTCGTACAGATGATGAGCTGA
- a CDS encoding hydrogenase maturation protease, with protein sequence MGNVLFGDEGLGVHLASLLKSNYHLIAAEPGAGLPPAIVDGGTLGPHLIPLLTNHRQVLLLDSITADNAAPGEVFCFDYQQLPAPLKGRGSAHEVEMQQTLAMMRLAGDLPHITVLAAVPKIISKTTFELSPEAQQAAVTMEQKALEIVDRWGFTATRRAHASIAEIARHCCRGVACGS encoded by the coding sequence GTGGGCAACGTCCTCTTCGGCGACGAGGGGCTGGGGGTGCACCTGGCCTCGCTGCTGAAGTCCAACTATCATTTAATAGCTGCAGAACCAGGCGCCGGTTTACCACCGGCCATTGTCGACGGCGGCACCCTGGGACCACACCTGATCCCTCTGCTGACCAATCACCGCCAGGTGCTGCTGCTGGACAGCATCACCGCCGACAACGCAGCCCCTGGTGAGGTTTTCTGTTTCGATTACCAACAACTGCCCGCGCCGCTGAAAGGCCGGGGCAGCGCCCATGAGGTGGAAATGCAGCAGACCCTGGCCATGATGCGCCTGGCCGGAGACCTGCCGCACATCACCGTGCTGGCGGCGGTACCTAAAATAATCAGCAAGACCACCTTTGAGCTAAGCCCTGAAGCACAACAAGCGGCCGTGACCATGGAACAAAAAGCCTTGGAGATCGTGGACCGGTGGGGTTTTACGGCAACCAGGCGCGCCCATGCTTCCATTGCCGAAATTGCTCGCCACTGCTGCCGGGGAGTCGCTTGTGGGTCATAG
- a CDS encoding hydrogenase small subunit → MSSYPPHDDGSRHSFSSLAGQAEKRLAELDQRRPLRSGPELSAKLAQQGFSRRDFMKWSVAMTAALSLPAKFAPLTAKAAEMLNRIPVIWLHMAECTGCSESFIRTDAPTLDTLLFNHISLEYHETLMAASGWQAEENLARAQEEHRGNYLLIVEGGIPTAAGGTFLTIGPHAHTGLEICRTAAAGAMAVFAFGSCSSFGGVQAAYPNPTQAKALSEIIQKPVINIPGCPPSEKNMIGSLLHFILFGTLPALDLYGRPRWSYGLRVHDLCERRGRFDAGEFVERFGDEGAKLGYCLYKVGCKGPYTYNNCSRQKFNQGTSWPVQAGHGCMGCSEPDFWDVMAPLVEPRKDRLYRTVFGGRGADATADKIGLGFLTAAAVGIGAHAVYSVIKGNFRNPPPDDEPKGDKGKTSAKGESAN, encoded by the coding sequence ATGAGCTCATACCCCCCGCACGATGATGGCTCCCGGCACAGCTTCAGTTCCCTGGCCGGCCAGGCCGAAAAAAGGCTGGCCGAACTTGACCAACGGCGACCGCTGCGCTCCGGCCCGGAATTGTCTGCAAAACTGGCGCAGCAAGGATTCAGCCGCCGGGACTTCATGAAATGGTCGGTGGCAATGACCGCCGCTTTGTCTCTGCCGGCCAAGTTTGCCCCGCTGACCGCCAAAGCCGCCGAAATGCTCAACCGGATTCCGGTGATCTGGCTGCACATGGCCGAATGCACCGGTTGCTCGGAAAGCTTTATCCGCACCGATGCCCCTACCCTGGACACTTTGCTGTTCAACCATATATCGCTTGAGTACCACGAAACCCTGATGGCGGCCAGCGGTTGGCAGGCAGAAGAAAACCTGGCCCGGGCCCAGGAAGAGCATCGGGGCAACTACCTGCTCATCGTTGAAGGCGGAATCCCCACCGCCGCCGGCGGCACTTTTCTGACCATCGGCCCCCATGCTCACACCGGGCTGGAGATCTGCCGCACCGCCGCCGCCGGAGCCATGGCGGTCTTTGCCTTCGGCTCCTGCTCATCCTTCGGCGGCGTACAGGCCGCCTACCCCAACCCCACCCAAGCCAAAGCCCTGAGCGAGATCATCCAAAAACCGGTGATCAACATTCCCGGCTGCCCGCCCAGCGAGAAAAACATGATAGGCAGCCTGTTGCATTTTATTCTTTTCGGCACCCTGCCGGCCCTGGATCTGTATGGGCGCCCCCGCTGGTCTTATGGCCTGCGGGTGCACGATCTGTGCGAACGACGGGGGCGTTTCGATGCCGGTGAGTTCGTGGAACGCTTCGGCGACGAGGGGGCCAAGCTTGGCTACTGCCTGTACAAGGTTGGCTGCAAAGGCCCCTACACATACAACAACTGCTCCCGGCAGAAGTTCAACCAGGGCACCAGTTGGCCGGTCCAGGCCGGACATGGTTGCATGGGATGCAGCGAACCGGACTTCTGGGATGTCATGGCGCCGCTGGTGGAGCCGCGCAAAGATCGGCTTTACCGCACAGTTTTTGGCGGCCGTGGCGCCGATGCCACCGCCGATAAAATCGGCCTTGGCTTTTTGACCGCCGCCGCGGTGGGTATCGGCGCCCATGCCGTTTACTCGGTAATCAAAGGCAACTTCCGCAACCCGCCACCCGATGACGAACCAAAGGGCGACAAGGGGAAAACCTCCGCCAAGGGGGAGAGCGCCAACTAA
- the carB gene encoding carbamoyl-phosphate synthase large subunit → MPKRTDIKKILIIGSGPIIISQACEFDYSGTQAVKALKEEGYQVVLINSNPATIMTDPEIADATYIEPITPEFVAKVIERERPDALLPTLGGQTGLNTAIRVAEMGVLEKYGVELLAARIDVIRKAEGRDSFREAMRKIGLKVPESVIIHTIAEAKTAAVEIGFPVIVRPSFTLGGTGGGIAYNQQELEDICEHGLDLSINSEVMLEKSLLGWKEYELEVMRDKNDNVVIICSIENLDPMGVHTGDSITVAPAQTLTDREYQLMRDASLAIMREIGVETGGSNVQFAVNPADGELMVIEMNPRVSRSSALASKATGFPIAKIAAKLAVGYTLDEIRNDITRETYASFEPAIDYCVVKIPRWTFEKFPEADDLLTTAMKSVGETMAIGRTFKEAMQKGLRSLEIGCSGFGADPKFEKFSQLDDTDLENALRKPSSMRVFQLYEALRRGMGVERLHRTTMIDPWFLHHLAGILEMEKEIRQAGFTGLTRELLEQVKRSGYSDRQLAFLTGTSEDDVRELREKLNCKPVYKLVDTCAAEFEAYTPYYYSTYEFEDEGRESNQRKVMILGGGPNRIGQGIEFDYCCVHASFALRELGVESIMVNSNPETVSTDYDTSDRLYFEPLTREDVLNIIEKEKPEGVIVQFGGQTPLNLAVPLAKAGVPIIGTSPDSIDRAEDRERFQQFLQKLNLRQPANGLARQAEEAIKVARDIGYPVVVRPSYVLGGRAMRIVYNERELNNYIATAVDVSPEHPILIDKFLKDAIEVDVDAVSDGETTIIGGIMQHIEEAGIHSGDSACVMPPHTLAPEMLEEIKTASKAMAAELKVKGLMNVQFAVKDNTLFVLEVNPRASRTVPFVSKATGVPLAKLATKVMMGETLASLGLTSEVKIKHFAVKEAVFPFDRFDNVDTILGPEMKSTGEVMGIDDCVGLAFAKSQLAAGQKIPQTGTVFLSVRHPDKPAIVPIARRLSELGFTLVATPGTATHLAEQGVQCNQVNKISEGRPHVLDMVNNHQIQWIVNISMGTRTTEDSYTIRRAALDYHLPYTTTIAGAESMVRAISTMQEKTMGVKPIQDFQKM, encoded by the coding sequence ATGCCCAAACGCACCGACATCAAAAAAATTCTGATCATCGGCTCCGGCCCCATTATCATCAGCCAGGCCTGCGAGTTTGACTACTCCGGCACCCAAGCGGTCAAAGCCCTGAAGGAAGAGGGTTACCAGGTGGTGCTGATCAACTCCAACCCGGCCACCATCATGACCGACCCGGAGATCGCCGACGCTACTTACATCGAACCCATCACCCCGGAGTTCGTAGCCAAGGTTATTGAACGGGAACGGCCCGACGCCCTGCTGCCCACCCTGGGCGGCCAGACCGGCTTGAACACCGCCATCCGGGTGGCGGAGATGGGGGTGCTGGAAAAATACGGGGTGGAACTGCTGGCCGCCCGCATCGATGTAATCCGCAAGGCCGAAGGGCGAGACTCTTTCCGTGAAGCCATGCGCAAGATCGGCCTCAAGGTGCCAGAAAGCGTGATCATTCACACCATTGCCGAAGCCAAGACGGCGGCGGTAGAGATCGGATTTCCGGTTATTGTCCGTCCCAGCTTCACCCTGGGCGGCACCGGCGGCGGCATCGCCTACAACCAGCAGGAACTTGAGGATATCTGCGAACACGGTCTGGATCTTTCCATCAACAGCGAGGTAATGCTGGAAAAAAGCCTGCTGGGCTGGAAGGAGTACGAACTGGAGGTGATGCGGGACAAAAACGACAACGTGGTGATCATCTGTTCCATTGAGAACCTGGACCCCATGGGGGTCCACACCGGCGATTCAATCACCGTGGCCCCGGCCCAGACCCTTACCGATCGGGAATACCAGCTAATGCGCGACGCCTCGCTGGCTATCATGCGGGAGATCGGGGTGGAAACCGGCGGCTCCAACGTGCAGTTTGCCGTCAACCCCGCCGACGGCGAGCTGATGGTGATCGAAATGAACCCCCGGGTCTCCCGCAGTTCCGCCCTGGCCTCCAAGGCCACCGGCTTTCCCATCGCCAAGATCGCCGCCAAACTGGCGGTGGGGTACACCCTGGATGAAATCCGCAATGATATCACCCGGGAGACTTACGCCTCTTTCGAGCCGGCCATCGACTACTGCGTGGTCAAGATCCCCCGCTGGACCTTTGAAAAATTCCCCGAAGCCGACGACCTGCTGACCACCGCCATGAAATCGGTGGGGGAAACCATGGCCATCGGCCGCACCTTCAAAGAGGCCATGCAAAAGGGCTTGCGGTCGCTGGAGATCGGCTGCAGCGGGTTCGGGGCCGACCCCAAATTCGAAAAATTCAGCCAGTTGGATGACACCGACCTGGAAAATGCCCTGCGCAAACCCAGCTCCATGCGCGTCTTCCAACTTTATGAAGCCCTGCGCCGGGGGATGGGGGTGGAGCGGCTGCACCGGACCACCATGATCGACCCCTGGTTCCTTCACCACTTGGCGGGGATCTTGGAGATGGAAAAGGAAATTCGCCAGGCCGGCTTTACCGGGTTGACCCGGGAACTGTTGGAACAGGTCAAGCGCAGCGGCTACTCCGACCGCCAACTGGCCTTTCTTACCGGTACCTCGGAAGATGACGTACGTGAGCTGAGGGAAAAACTCAACTGCAAACCGGTCTACAAGCTGGTGGATACCTGTGCCGCCGAGTTTGAGGCCTACACCCCCTACTATTACTCCACTTACGAATTCGAGGACGAAGGCCGGGAAAGCAACCAGCGCAAAGTGATGATCTTAGGCGGCGGCCCCAACCGCATCGGCCAGGGAATCGAGTTTGATTACTGCTGCGTGCACGCCTCCTTTGCCCTGCGGGAACTGGGAGTGGAGTCGATCATGGTCAACTCCAACCCGGAAACGGTCTCCACCGATTACGACACCTCCGACCGGCTTTATTTCGAACCCCTCACCCGGGAGGATGTGCTCAACATTATCGAGAAGGAAAAGCCGGAAGGGGTGATTGTCCAGTTCGGCGGCCAAACCCCTTTAAACCTGGCCGTGCCCCTGGCCAAAGCCGGGGTTCCCATTATAGGCACCTCACCGGACTCCATCGACCGGGCCGAAGACCGGGAGCGCTTCCAGCAGTTTCTGCAGAAACTCAACCTGCGCCAACCGGCCAACGGCCTGGCCCGCCAAGCCGAAGAGGCCATCAAGGTGGCCCGGGATATCGGCTACCCGGTGGTGGTCCGCCCCTCTTACGTGCTGGGCGGTCGGGCCATGCGCATTGTTTATAACGAACGGGAGTTGAACAACTATATCGCCACCGCCGTCGATGTCTCCCCGGAGCACCCGATATTGATCGACAAGTTTTTAAAAGACGCCATCGAAGTTGATGTGGACGCCGTTTCCGACGGAGAAACCACCATCATCGGCGGCATCATGCAACATATCGAGGAGGCCGGCATCCATTCCGGCGACTCGGCCTGTGTAATGCCGCCCCATACCCTGGCTCCGGAAATGCTTGAGGAAATCAAGACCGCCAGCAAGGCCATGGCGGCCGAGCTTAAAGTTAAAGGGCTGATGAACGTGCAGTTTGCGGTCAAGGACAACACCCTGTTTGTTCTGGAAGTAAACCCCCGGGCCTCACGGACCGTGCCATTTGTCAGCAAAGCCACCGGGGTGCCGCTGGCCAAGCTGGCCACCAAAGTAATGATGGGCGAAACCCTGGCCTCCCTGGGGCTGACCAGCGAGGTTAAAATCAAGCATTTCGCAGTCAAGGAGGCGGTTTTCCCCTTTGATCGCTTTGACAACGTCGACACCATTCTGGGGCCGGAGATGAAATCCACTGGCGAGGTCATGGGCATCGACGACTGCGTGGGGCTGGCCTTTGCCAAGTCGCAGTTGGCGGCCGGCCAGAAGATCCCCCAGACCGGCACCGTTTTCCTGAGTGTGCGGCACCCGGACAAGCCGGCCATTGTGCCCATCGCCCGACGACTCAGCGAGCTGGGCTTTACCCTGGTGGCCACCCCCGGCACCGCCACCCATCTGGCGGAGCAAGGGGTGCAATGCAACCAGGTGAACAAGATTTCCGAAGGTCGCCCCCATGTGCTGGACATGGTCAACAACCATCAAATTCAATGGATCGTCAACATCTCCATGGGTACCCGCACCACCGAAGATTCCTACACCATTCGCCGGGCGGCCCTGGACTACCACCTGCCCTACACTACCACCATTGCCGGGGCCGAATCCATGGTGCGGGCCATCAGCACCATGCAGGAGAAAACCATGGGAGTAAAACCGATCCAGGATTTTCAAAAGATGTAA
- the cybH gene encoding Ni/Fe-hydrogenase, b-type cytochrome subunit has product MITEREFFAKFYRFSAEIRGLHWLRALLIFGLVATGFYLAKPFLTPSPALEPVNFQNALVRFWHVVFGFALAFVTIMRIFLFFFDEHSRRYERDSFRDTFSLTAWKQQLKYYLLLGPYDRQGAYGPLQHVGYMTLMVLLLLQIMTGMILHAANYQGGLGGVLGTLLGPLTVWLGGLAGVSNLHYIIMWVLIIFVPIHLYMVYWTAHRSPGSCAEPMFSGYSFKKIPPKS; this is encoded by the coding sequence ATGATTACCGAACGCGAATTTTTTGCCAAATTCTACCGTTTTTCCGCCGAGATCCGCGGATTACACTGGCTGCGGGCGCTGTTGATCTTTGGCCTGGTTGCCACCGGTTTCTACCTGGCCAAACCCTTCCTTACCCCCAGTCCGGCCTTGGAGCCGGTCAATTTCCAGAACGCCCTGGTCCGTTTCTGGCATGTGGTCTTCGGCTTTGCCCTGGCCTTTGTTACGATTATGCGCATCTTTCTCTTCTTTTTCGATGAACACAGCCGGCGTTACGAGCGGGACTCCTTCCGGGACACCTTCAGCCTCACCGCCTGGAAACAGCAATTAAAATATTACCTGCTCCTGGGTCCCTATGATCGCCAGGGGGCCTACGGGCCGCTGCAGCATGTGGGGTACATGACGCTGATGGTGTTACTGCTACTCCAAATAATGACCGGAATGATCCTGCATGCCGCCAACTACCAGGGCGGTCTAGGCGGGGTGCTGGGCACCCTGCTGGGGCCGCTGACCGTCTGGCTGGGCGGTCTGGCCGGGGTCAGCAACCTTCATTATATTATCATGTGGGTGCTGATTATTTTTGTCCCCATCCATTTATATATGGTTTACTGGACAGCCCACAGGTCACCCGGCAGTTGCGCCGAGCCCATGTTCAGCGGCTACAGTTTTAAAAAAATTCCTCCTAAATCCTGA